A single window of Jaculus jaculus isolate mJacJac1 chromosome 14, mJacJac1.mat.Y.cur, whole genome shotgun sequence DNA harbors:
- the LOC123454584 gene encoding extracellular calcium-sensing receptor-like, translated as MCLCALLASLMGCVSGVALSGPLGCPLPGKSPRFERAGDVVIGGSFSILLYNGTLFDFTTPPAGLPLLRVSPWGYRVAQSFVFAVEEINRSPQLLPNLTLGFSIRNSGDSVRGALRETMGFLTGQEEPLPNYSCHPGPPRAAMVGDTRSALSVSMARLLGLYKFPQVSYSSTLPSLSDKTQFPSFLRTLASDLTSSHALTQLVLRFQWSWVGILSQDDDFGQQASSLISQELSQAGVCIEFHLQVPSQESSEKTEAIVQKMLRCTAKVVLVFLSNLNFRRILYGLLNVRVAGQVWVSKGALHMALALTIPGVSQVLQGSFGLLYHSSQARGFPEYLAQLRPSRNPEDMFIESFWESTFGCTWPHRNSTVTGGVKFCSGNESLREREFPFQEVSKIDAAYTAVHSIAHALQDLIACERGDGACADPQRFQPWQVRQKRGAWVGDSGKVGEQIG; from the exons ATGTGCCTGTGCGCCCTGCTTGCTTCTCTCATGGGCTGTGTCTCTGGGGTGGCCCTGTCTGGACCACTAGGCTGCCCGTTGCCAGGGAAGAGCCCTCGCTTTGAGCGTGCTGGGGATGTGGTGATCGGGGGCAGCTTCTCCATCTTGCTCTATAACGGTACCCTGTTTGATTTCACAACCCCTCCGGCTGGGCTACCACTTTTACG CGTTTCTCCGTGGGGCTACCGGGTGGCCCAGAGTTTCGTCTTTGCCGTGGAGGAGATCAATAGGAGCCCCCAGCTGCTGCCCAACCTGACGCTGGGCTTCTCCATCCGCAACTCTGGGGACTCGGTGCGCGGCGCCCTGCGTGAGACGATGGGCTTTCTCACGGGGCAGGAGGAGCCCCTCCCCAACTACTCGTGTCATCCTGGTCCTCCTCGGGCTGCCATGGTCGGGGACACGCGGTCAGCCCTGTCTGTGTCCATGGCCAGGCTTCTGGGGCTGTACAAGTTTCCCCAG GTCAGTTACTCATCCACGCTGCCCAGCCTCAGCGACAAGACCCAGTTCCCGTCCTTCCTTCGGACCCTGGCTAGTGACCTCACGTCCTCCCACGCGCTGACCCAGCTGGTGCTGCGCTTTCAGTGGTCCTGGGTGGGCATTCTGTCCCAGGATGACGACTTTGGGCAGCAGGCCAGCTCCCTGATCTCCCAGGAGCTGAGCCAGGCTGGTGTCTGCATTGAGTTCCACCTCCAGGTTCCTTCCCAGGAGTCTTCGGAGAAGACTGAAGCTATTGTTCAAAAGATGCTGAGATGCACCGCTAAGGTGGTTCTGGTTTTCCTGAGCAACTTGAATTTCCGGCGCATCCTGTATGGTTTACTGAACGTCCGTGTCGCAGGTCAGGTGTGGGTCAGCAAGGGTGCGCTGCACATGGCTCTTGCCCTGACCATTCCAGGCGTCTCCCAGGTCCTGCAAGGCTCATTTGGCCTCTTATATCACAGCAGCCAGGCACGTGGGTTCCCTGAGTACCTCGCTCAACTGCGCCCCAGCCGAAACCCAGAGGACATGTTCATAGAGAGCTTCTGGGAGTCCACCTTTGGGTGCACGTGGCCCCACAGAAACAGCACAGTGACGGGGGGTGTCAAGTTCTGCTCAGGGAATGAGAGTCTGAGAGAGCGGGAGTTTCCTTTCCAGGAAGTGAGTAAAATCGATGCTGCGTACACAGCTGTCCACAGCATCGCCCATGCCCTGCAGGACCTGATCGCCTGTGAGCGCGGGGACGGGGCGTGCGCAGACCCTCAGCGCTTCCAGCCCTGGCAGGTGAGACAGAAACGTGGGGCGTGGGTGGGGGATTCAGGGAAGGTGGGTGAACAGATTGGCTAA